A part of uncultured Umboniibacter sp. genomic DNA contains:
- a CDS encoding SoxR reducing system RseC family protein produces MIVEQAEVTAIDSTGAWVLTIRQSACDACSARAVCGQRLLNKATSETTQIHALYDPSQPKPHLTVGDSIEIGVPREVVALGSLWLYLVPVLALVAGALVGAELFNPNLGSFFGAATGLGLSGMWLYRRARRDQCNPKLHPIILPSAMIAKD; encoded by the coding sequence TTGATTGTAGAGCAGGCCGAAGTAACCGCCATCGATAGCACTGGTGCGTGGGTACTCACCATTCGTCAATCAGCCTGTGATGCCTGCAGTGCCCGGGCAGTATGTGGCCAACGCCTACTCAATAAAGCAACCAGTGAAACCACCCAAATTCATGCCCTGTATGATCCCAGTCAGCCTAAACCACACTTAACTGTGGGCGACAGCATAGAGATTGGTGTGCCGCGCGAAGTTGTCGCCTTGGGCTCGCTGTGGCTCTATTTGGTTCCTGTCCTAGCTTTGGTGGCGGGAGCGCTAGTGGGTGCCGAGTTATTTAACCCTAATCTGGGCTCGTTTTTTGGCGCCGCAACGGGGCTTGGTTTATCCGGTATGTGGTTATATCGTCGTGCTCGCAGAGACCAATGCAATCCTAAGCTTCATCCCATCATCCTCCCTTCGGCAATGATTGCTAAGGATTAA
- a CDS encoding MucB/RseB C-terminal domain-containing protein produces MSSPTLVAQSTETTPVNTVTDPVEIVLAAMSEAGRQISYTGVLNWTNGTTEQNVRVVHQVEEGIEYERIFHLDGAAREVIREAMPVNCLQPGQALRRARFAQLDSMVGGVYEPSIIGEERVAGRLAWKMRLEPIDQYRFAHLVFVDQASGLILKSLLLDRQQQVLESMQYLDIQIRPITPEELSAQTDTPLIFNQSSDCVQGQLANYDQVNWAVTEPPPGFELFSAEYDAENDRTWLMYGDGYAVFSVFIEPGVNGRGIQRVGAISLVAQPIKVEDEDYTITLLGDVPSETVERSIASLRRRGNSD; encoded by the coding sequence TTGTCCTCACCAACGTTAGTAGCACAATCTACTGAGACCACTCCAGTCAATACCGTGACGGATCCTGTTGAAATTGTATTAGCTGCGATGTCAGAGGCCGGTCGTCAAATTAGTTATACCGGCGTGCTGAATTGGACGAATGGAACGACCGAGCAGAATGTGCGTGTTGTTCATCAGGTTGAAGAAGGCATCGAGTATGAACGTATTTTCCACCTCGACGGCGCTGCACGAGAAGTTATTCGGGAAGCAATGCCTGTCAATTGTCTCCAGCCGGGCCAAGCGTTAAGGCGAGCTCGTTTTGCTCAACTCGATAGTATGGTTGGTGGCGTCTACGAGCCATCAATTATTGGTGAAGAGCGCGTGGCAGGTCGACTAGCTTGGAAAATGCGGTTGGAGCCGATTGATCAGTACCGCTTCGCTCATCTTGTCTTCGTCGATCAGGCATCCGGCCTGATCTTGAAAAGCTTACTCTTAGATCGTCAGCAGCAAGTGCTTGAATCCATGCAGTACTTAGATATTCAGATTCGACCTATTACCCCCGAAGAGCTCAGTGCACAAACCGACACCCCGTTGATCTTTAACCAGTCCAGTGATTGTGTTCAGGGGCAGTTAGCCAACTACGATCAGGTAAATTGGGCGGTAACTGAACCCCCTCCAGGCTTCGAATTATTCAGTGCTGAATACGATGCCGAAAACGACCGAACCTGGCTAATGTACGGCGATGGCTACGCCGTCTTCTCAGTATTCATTGAGCCCGGCGTGAACGGCCGTGGTATTCAGCGTGTTGGCGCTATCTCTTTGGTTGCTCAGCCTATCAAAGTAGAGGATGAGGACTACACGATTACGCTATTAGGTGACGTTCCTTCGGAGACCGTGGAGCGCTCTATTGCTTCACTGCGCCGCCGAGGTAATAGCGATTGA
- the rpoE gene encoding RNA polymerase sigma factor RpoE: MSESQLASKNADLLLVERVKKGDKRAFDLLVLKYQHRVVAVISRFVSDRDAALDVAQDTFVRAWRAIDKFRGDSAFYTWLYRIAANTAKNWLVAQSRRPTMDVDIDDTESPELMELSDASTPEAVTNTDQLAAAIVTAIDNLPTELGSAIRLRELEGLSYDEIAESLGCPVGTVRSRIFRAREAVNESIKPYLSEIKSTPSSRRHV; the protein is encoded by the coding sequence ATGTCTGAATCACAACTTGCCTCTAAAAATGCAGATTTACTGCTAGTGGAGCGAGTAAAAAAAGGCGATAAGCGCGCATTCGATTTACTGGTACTGAAGTATCAGCACCGAGTCGTAGCTGTAATATCTCGCTTTGTGAGTGACCGCGATGCGGCTTTAGATGTTGCGCAAGATACGTTTGTTCGTGCCTGGCGCGCTATCGATAAGTTCCGGGGTGACAGCGCATTTTACACTTGGCTCTACCGAATTGCGGCTAATACTGCAAAGAACTGGTTAGTGGCGCAATCTCGTCGTCCTACGATGGATGTGGATATTGATGACACTGAAAGTCCGGAATTAATGGAGTTGAGTGACGCCTCTACGCCTGAGGCGGTTACCAATACTGACCAATTGGCAGCGGCAATTGTTACTGCCATTGACAATTTACCGACTGAGCTTGGCTCGGCGATTCGCCTGCGTGAGCTTGAAGGATTGAGCTACGATGAAATTGCAGAATCGTTGGGTTGTCCAGTAGGAACCGTCAGATCGAGAATTTTTAGAGCGCGAGAAGCGGTTAATGAATCCATTAAACCCTACTTGAGCGAAATAAAGAGCACACCAAGCTCACGTCGTCACGTGTAG
- a CDS encoding sigma-E factor negative regulatory protein: MTNSNNSTSELMSKLIDGEISELELHRLLRAADESDEVRSHWSELNLQQSALIEPVDANLGLGLADRVRAEIGDEVMVSDAPTVVQKLHARWLKPAGQFAVAAAVAALVVVISPLTQTQSDDALIPGFQSVDEPLYSLNAELALPQLPTRQVSTQISGAPLTLSSTDAEAGQTIIQPNGVMLQSPEEQQRIQLLMSEYLRLHVERAGPNTASSVRTYLQAAPE, from the coding sequence ATGACTAACAGCAACAACTCAACATCAGAGCTCATGTCGAAATTAATCGACGGCGAGATATCGGAGCTAGAACTGCACCGACTCTTGCGCGCGGCAGATGAAAGCGATGAGGTGCGAAGCCACTGGTCGGAGTTGAACCTTCAGCAGAGTGCTCTTATCGAGCCGGTTGATGCCAATTTAGGCTTAGGTCTCGCCGATCGAGTTCGCGCCGAAATCGGTGATGAAGTCATGGTGAGTGATGCCCCAACGGTTGTTCAGAAGCTTCACGCTAGGTGGTTGAAGCCTGCGGGTCAGTTTGCCGTAGCGGCAGCGGTTGCTGCCTTGGTGGTGGTTATTTCACCGCTTACACAAACCCAGTCGGATGACGCCTTGATTCCTGGATTTCAGAGTGTCGATGAGCCTTTATACAGTTTAAATGCAGAGTTGGCGCTACCGCAATTGCCGACTCGTCAAGTATCCACTCAGATCTCCGGTGCCCCCCTAACACTGAGCTCAACGGATGCCGAAGCGGGTCAAACCATCATTCAGCCGAATGGTGTGATGTTACAGTCCCCCGAAGAACAGCAGCGTATTCAGTTGTTGATGTCGGAATACCTTCGTCTCCATGTTGAACGTGCAGGCCCCAATACAGCCTCTTCAGTTCGAACTTATCTTCAAGCTGCCCCGGAATAA
- a CDS encoding trypsin-like peptidase domain-containing protein, which produces MSFTHRCYKVSLLLVCLVMAPFASANQFPDLVDLIDNNSPSVVKIEVESVREVGRRQMPEGMPDMFRRFFDEPRNRGPQRAQSSGSGFVISDDGYILTNDHVVANGDTIVVRFPDQREYDAEVVGQDPRSDLALLKIEAEDLRPVRFASEQPKVGEWVVAIGSPFGLDYSASAGIVSARGRSLPTENGDNYVPFLQTDVAINPGNSGGPLFNLDGEVVGINSQIFTRSGGYMGLSFAIPSDVALQVVEQLKENGSVSRGWLGVAIMNVDRDLAEANGLERSRGALITLVEKDGPAAEGGLQVGDIVLQFDGKAVMNSGDLPHIVGLSQAGESYSVDIMRELEPMTLTVTLGELPNNGSAAKAGESQDSEAGALGVVASNLSEDQLAELEIEGGVRVKAVVDGSAADRAGLRPGDVINLLNFKEVMDIESLASIEADLPVGQKLPIRFFRNGQPVFRTIELED; this is translated from the coding sequence ATGTCATTTACACACCGTTGCTACAAGGTGTCGTTGTTACTTGTGTGTTTGGTGATGGCGCCGTTTGCGTCCGCCAATCAGTTTCCCGATTTAGTTGATCTGATTGATAATAATTCACCGTCAGTGGTGAAGATTGAAGTGGAATCGGTCCGTGAAGTTGGCCGTCGCCAGATGCCGGAAGGCATGCCGGATATGTTCCGACGTTTCTTTGACGAGCCTCGTAATCGCGGCCCGCAGCGCGCTCAGTCCAGCGGTTCAGGATTTGTCATCTCGGATGATGGTTATATTTTAACCAATGATCATGTAGTCGCCAACGGTGACACCATTGTGGTCCGCTTCCCTGACCAACGTGAATACGATGCCGAAGTAGTGGGTCAAGATCCTCGCTCCGACTTGGCATTACTAAAAATCGAAGCCGAAGACCTTAGACCTGTTCGCTTCGCTAGCGAGCAGCCAAAAGTGGGCGAGTGGGTGGTCGCTATCGGCTCCCCGTTCGGTCTAGATTATTCTGCTAGTGCTGGGATCGTCTCTGCTCGTGGACGCTCATTACCTACTGAGAATGGCGACAACTATGTGCCATTTTTGCAGACGGATGTCGCAATTAACCCCGGCAATAGCGGCGGTCCGCTCTTTAACCTCGACGGCGAAGTGGTTGGCATCAATAGCCAAATTTTTACCCGCTCGGGTGGTTATATGGGTTTGAGCTTTGCTATCCCATCTGATGTTGCACTGCAGGTGGTCGAGCAACTTAAGGAGAATGGCTCAGTGAGTCGTGGTTGGTTAGGTGTTGCCATCATGAACGTTGACCGAGATCTCGCCGAGGCAAACGGCTTAGAGCGTTCTCGCGGTGCCCTGATTACCTTAGTAGAGAAGGATGGTCCAGCTGCTGAGGGCGGCCTTCAGGTGGGTGATATCGTTTTGCAGTTTGATGGCAAAGCAGTCATGAACTCGGGCGATCTGCCTCATATTGTGGGTTTGTCTCAGGCTGGTGAAAGCTATTCCGTAGATATTATGCGCGAGCTCGAGCCAATGACACTAACGGTGACCTTGGGTGAGCTGCCGAATAATGGCTCGGCGGCAAAGGCAGGTGAAAGCCAGGATTCTGAAGCAGGAGCATTAGGCGTAGTAGCTTCAAACCTCTCTGAGGATCAACTTGCGGAACTCGAGATTGAAGGTGGTGTTCGGGTCAAGGCAGTGGTCGATGGCTCTGCCGCAGACCGAGCTGGACTTCGCCCCGGAGACGTTATTAATTTGCTCAACTTTAAAGAGGTGATGGATATCGAATCCCTCGCGAGTATTGAAGCAGATTTACCCGTTGGCCAGAAGTTGCCCATTCGCTTCTTCCGCAACGGTCAGCCGGTGTTTAGGACTATTGAGTTAGAGGATTGA